The proteins below come from a single Gossypium raimondii isolate GPD5lz chromosome 2, ASM2569854v1, whole genome shotgun sequence genomic window:
- the LOC105789000 gene encoding probable protein phosphatase 2C 25 produces the protein MSCSVAVSNSPAFSPSSSLFLNKTPIISPSTEALNLTLTHLKTSSPASPSPSPSSPFRLRLPKPPPVSLLSSSSASNSSPSSGSGSAPGLGSGPVSTVLKRKRPARLEIPVATEAMSLGIPATPCEVGKELEREGDGYSVYCKRGRREAMEDRFSASVELQGDTKQAIFGIFDGHGGAKAAEFAAQKLEKNILDQVITRRDKTAVLDAVKQGYLKTDAEFFTEDNAGGTCCLTALIQNGDLVVSNAGDCRAVLSRSGTAEPLTSDHRPSREDERSRIQNLGGYVDLCRGVWRIQGSLAVSRGIGDRHLKQWVIAEPETKIVSIKPDCEFLILASDGLWDKVSNQEAVDIVRPSFIGTDKPNLLFACKKLVDLSVSRGSFDDISVMLVQLGYYI, from the exons atgtCGTGTTCCGTTGCCGTATCTAACTCTCCGGCGTTTTCTCCGTCATCGTCTCTTTTCCTTAACAAAACGCCGATCATCTCTCCTTCGACGGAAGCTCTGAATTTAACGTTGACCCACCTCAAGACTTCTTCTCCAGCTTCTCCgtctccttctccttcttcgCCTTTCAGGCTCCGGCTTCCAAAGCCGCCGCCTGTGTCTTTGCTCTCGTCTTCTTCTGCTTCGAATTCATCGCCTTCCTCCGGTTCGGGTTCGGCTCCAGGACTTGGATCGGGACCGGTATCAACGGTTTTAAAGAGGAAGAGACCGGCGAGGCTGGAAATACCGGTTGCGACGGAGGCCATGAGTTTGGGGATTCCAGCGACGCCGTGCGAAGTCGGGAAAGAGTTGGAGAGAGAGGGAGATGGGTATTCAGTATACTGTAAAAGAGGGAGGAGAGAGGCCATGGAAGATAGGTTCTCAGCTTCAGTTGAACTTCAAGGAGATACAAAGCAG GCAATTTTTGGCATTTTTGATGGACATGGAGGTGCTAAAGCTGCAGAGTTTGCAGCCCAGAAATTGGAGAAGAACATTTTAGACCAAGTTATTACAAGAAGAGACAAGACTGCTGTACTGGATGCTGTTAAACAAGGTTATTTGAAAACTGATGCTGAGTTTTTTACGGAAGACAATGCTGGTGGGACATGCTGCCTGACGGCTTTGATCCAAAACGGAGACCTTGTCGTATCGAATGCCGGCGATTGTCGTGCTGTTTTGAGCAGAAGTGGTACGGCGGAACCTCTCACCTCCGATCACCGGCCTTCGAGGGAGGATGAAAGGAGCAGAATTCAAAACCTG GGTGGCTATGTGGATTTATGCCGTGGTGTTTGGAGAATTCAAGGTAGTCTGGCTGTCTCTAGAGGGATCGGAGATCGTCACCTTAAACAGTGGGTGATCGCCGAGCCGGAGACGAAGATCGTTAGTATCAAACCCGATTGCGAGTTCTTAATATTAGCCTCCGATGGCTTATGGGACAAG GTTAGTAATCAAGAAGCTGTTGACATTGTTCGCCCTTCATTCATAGGCACCGATAAACCGAATCTGTTGTTTGCTTGTAAGAAACTCGTCGATCTTTCGGTCTCGCGAGGCTCGTTCGATGATATTAGTGTGATGTTGGTTCAGCTGGGGTACTATATTTGA
- the LOC105789001 gene encoding uncharacterized protein LOC105789001, giving the protein MERHIERVLNRVALISVSIATLILLYLLLQTPETCIPRNAPRKPHFRFPKSSCDFYSRDYLPLHKKNTRLWSSKFWITRVSSYTHFFTQLYQMGVLKNHSKVLCVSAGVGHEVMALTKLGVEDVTGVELIESLPFVSRADPHNLPFFDEAFDVAFTAHLEDALYPLQYAREMERTVRKGGVLVVVVEERSEEEVKEIVRLFRMSSLLHSSYLTFIGNRVTRILLKNKASA; this is encoded by the coding sequence ATGGAAAGGCACATAGAGAGAGTCCTAAACAGAGTAGCATTGATATCAGTGAGCATAGCCACATTGATTCTGCTTTACCTCCTCCTCCAAACCCCAGAAACATGCATCCCAAGAAATGCTCCCAGAAAGCCTCACTTTAGATTCCCAAAATCCAGTTGTGACTTTTATTCTCGTGACTACCTCCCTCTTCACAAGAAAAACACTCGCCTTTGGTCCTCCAAATTTTGGATCACCAGGGTCTCTTCCTACACTCACTTCTTCACCCAACTTTACCAAATGGGTGTCCTAAAAAACCACTCCAAAGTGCTGTGTGTCTCAGCTGGAGTTGGGCATGAGGTCATGGCTCTAACGAAACTGGGAGTTGAGGATGTTACAGGTGTTGAGCTGATAGAGTCATTGCCTTTTGTTAGCAGGGCCGACCCCCATAATCTTCCTTTCTTTGATGAGGCTTTTGATGTCGCATTTACTGCTCATTTGGAAGACGCCTTGTATCCTTTGCAGTATGCAAGGGAGATGGAGAGGACTGTGAGAAAAGGTGGTGTCTTAGTGGTGGTTGTGGAGGAGCGTAGTGAGGAGGAAGTAAAGGAGATTGTTAGGTTGTTTAGAATGTCCAGCCTTCTTCACTCTTCTTATCTTACTTTTATAGGAAACAGAGTCACCAGGATTCTATTGAAAAATAAGGCTTCtgcttaa